A stretch of the Desulfobacter sp. genome encodes the following:
- a CDS encoding IS256 family transposase, whose protein sequence is MTEENTEFDFQKALKGIQEGKPFTGKGGVLTSLIKNLAEAALEGELESHLGQEVSANRRNGKSKKTIKSLDGKFELETPRDRAGTFSPQIVKKHQTTLSDEIERKIIALYGLGMSYNDMASHLQEIYGLEISNATLSTITDKIIHTVKEWQARPLENVYPIVWLDAIHYKVRENGKVGSKAVYTILGVNIEGRKEVLGLYISENEGANFWLQVLTDLSNRGVKDILIACVDGLKGFPEAIETIFPDTEVQVCVVHQIRNSLKYVGSKNKKEFMADLSSVRLGCCI, encoded by the coding sequence ATGACCGAAGAAAACACCGAATTTGATTTTCAAAAAGCCCTTAAAGGCATCCAGGAAGGTAAACCCTTCACAGGTAAGGGCGGCGTCCTTACATCATTAATCAAAAATCTTGCTGAAGCTGCTCTTGAAGGAGAGTTGGAGTCCCATCTCGGGCAGGAAGTTTCTGCCAACCGCCGTAATGGAAAAAGCAAAAAGACCATTAAATCCCTGGATGGTAAATTTGAGCTGGAAACCCCGCGTGACAGGGCCGGAACCTTCTCTCCACAGATCGTCAAAAAACATCAGACAACGCTCAGCGATGAAATTGAAAGAAAGATAATAGCCCTTTACGGCCTGGGCATGAGTTATAATGATATGGCTTCCCATTTACAGGAAATCTATGGACTTGAGATTTCAAATGCCACTCTGAGCACCATTACCGATAAAATCATCCATACCGTCAAAGAATGGCAGGCCAGGCCGTTGGAAAATGTGTACCCAATCGTATGGCTTGATGCCATACATTATAAAGTACGAGAAAACGGAAAGGTCGGCAGCAAAGCCGTTTACACAATTCTTGGGGTGAATATCGAGGGCCGCAAAGAGGTTCTTGGGCTGTACATATCCGAGAATGAGGGTGCGAACTTCTGGCTGCAGGTGTTAACAGACCTTTCAAACCGAGGGGTAAAAGATATCCTGATTGCCTGTGTTGATGGTCTAAAAGGTTTTCCCGAGGCCATTGAGACCATATTCCCGGACACAGAAGTTCAAGTCTGCGTAGTCCACCAGATCCGAAATTCATTGAAATACGTTGGTTCCAAAAATAAAAAGGAATTTATGGCAGATCTCAGTAGTGTCCGGTTAGGTTGTTGCATATAA
- a CDS encoding sigma 54-interacting transcriptional regulator: protein MKQFEKQIQKHYQTILDSIADAVFTVNMDLQITSFNKGSEKITGISREEAIGKPCFKILKASMCDTNCLIKQTFKGKKPIVNMPVYIHRPDNKRIPISVTTALLKNAKGEIIGGVETFRDLTIVDNLRKALRKQHSFDDIVSKSGKMLELFSILPQIAESNSTVLITGASGTGKELFARAIHNNSLKKKGPFIAINCGALPDNLCEAELFGYKAGAFTDAKKDKPGRFARAQNGTILLDEIGDISKAMQVRLLRVLENKVYEPLGSSKTIKTNARVIAAPHQNLEKLVEKGKFREDLYFRINIIKLSLPPLGDRKEDIPVLVDHFIDRFNHLTGKKIVAMSQNALTAFMLHDWPGNVRELENAIEHAFVLCREDMIRLHNLPDRMIPQNGSLLISTGLTLKEIEKHAIELALEKNKWKKMATARELGIDKNTLRRKIKRFGI from the coding sequence ATGAAACAGTTTGAAAAGCAAATTCAAAAGCATTATCAGACCATTTTAGACAGCATCGCAGACGCGGTATTTACTGTTAATATGGATTTACAAATCACCTCATTTAACAAGGGATCGGAAAAAATCACAGGGATTTCCAGGGAAGAGGCCATTGGAAAGCCCTGCTTTAAAATTCTAAAGGCCAGTATGTGTGATACAAACTGCCTCATCAAACAGACCTTCAAGGGGAAAAAACCGATTGTCAATATGCCCGTCTATATCCATCGGCCTGACAATAAACGTATTCCCATCAGTGTAACAACGGCCCTATTAAAAAACGCTAAAGGTGAAATCATTGGGGGTGTGGAGACATTCAGGGACCTGACCATCGTGGACAACCTCCGTAAAGCACTCCGAAAACAACACTCCTTTGATGATATTGTAAGCAAAAGCGGGAAGATGCTCGAACTTTTTTCGATTCTCCCCCAGATAGCCGAAAGCAACAGCACGGTTTTGATTACAGGGGCAAGCGGAACCGGAAAAGAATTGTTTGCCAGGGCGATTCATAATAACAGCCTGAAAAAAAAAGGGCCCTTTATCGCAATCAATTGCGGTGCATTACCAGACAACCTGTGTGAAGCTGAGCTTTTCGGATACAAGGCGGGTGCCTTCACCGATGCAAAAAAAGACAAGCCCGGCCGATTCGCCCGGGCCCAAAACGGAACAATTTTACTGGATGAAATCGGAGATATTTCAAAGGCCATGCAGGTCCGCCTCCTCCGTGTTCTGGAAAACAAGGTCTATGAACCTTTAGGGTCTAGCAAGACAATCAAAACAAATGCCAGGGTCATTGCGGCACCCCATCAAAATCTTGAAAAACTGGTTGAAAAAGGCAAATTCAGGGAAGATCTATACTTCCGTATCAATATCATAAAACTATCCCTGCCCCCCCTTGGGGACCGAAAAGAAGATATCCCTGTTTTGGTGGATCATTTTATAGACCGGTTCAACCATTTAACCGGGAAAAAAATAGTTGCCATGTCCCAGAATGCACTGACCGCATTTATGCTTCATGACTGGCCGGGAAATGTACGCGAGCTTGAAAACGCCATAGAACATGCCTTTGTCCTATGCCGGGAGGATATGATCCGCCTTCACAACCTGCCGGACAGGATGATTCCCCAAAACGGTTCCCTGCTTATCTCAACCGGGCTGACCCTCAAGGAAATCGAAAAACATGCGATTGAGCTGGCCCTTGAAAAAAACAAATGGAAAAAAATGGCAACCGCCCGGGAACTTGGCATTGACAAAAACACCCTGCGCCGGAAGATCAAACGGTTTGGAATTTAA